A region of Pleionea litopenaei DNA encodes the following proteins:
- a CDS encoding patatin-like phospholipase family protein, which yields MAELTTRMWIKADSSFKYPEQTLTDITSRPNIGVCFSGGGTRAMSAAMGQMRALNQYKLFPAIRYISCVSGGSWASTIFCYYRTGATSDDDLLGPVTPAEKITQRHLDTSLTSARLAYGATKWLAGIIAEWELFPDFEYTSNDVWIYSISEAYLQDFGLFDAHSAAYHPTKLPYYSWDDNRVADIKAKNPTLEDSTFYTSRPNRPYLIVNSCILLPQDKPTQDGNVHFEYTPLTVGRGTLSESQGRAYGGGFIEPFAFRSQAPMGSGPWSNGAYVQLSGQDRPFTLADTTGTSSSAYAEVLIDDFSISRFDPKSEYFPVQPSGPLNSAQTFFGDGGILENQGIIPLLQRGVTTIFAFINTEAKLSLDYHPNSNGGDPNNDPNGYCDTSLPALFGYSHSTWKWQYPNNQVFPTVDFPKLITEFQNLKKQGLPLVVGTQHQVVANSSWGIEAQTNPVTVVWFYLDRVTQWEKKIPNHYIQEQIEQGNQSYPEGPFKNFPNYKTIGQNDFDLVALSHQQIVLLADLTCDAMLWKDSSDVAAIFQQAASQAGASSCVKS from the coding sequence ATGGCCGAGCTAACGACTCGAATGTGGATCAAAGCCGACAGTAGTTTTAAATACCCTGAGCAAACGCTAACGGACATTACCAGTCGGCCGAATATTGGTGTTTGTTTTTCTGGCGGCGGCACGAGAGCCATGTCGGCAGCAATGGGCCAAATGCGAGCGCTTAATCAATATAAGTTGTTTCCGGCGATTCGTTACATTTCTTGTGTTTCCGGAGGATCATGGGCATCGACTATTTTTTGTTATTACCGCACGGGGGCGACCAGTGACGATGATTTATTAGGACCCGTAACACCTGCAGAGAAGATTACTCAGCGTCACCTTGATACCAGTCTAACATCGGCGCGTTTAGCGTATGGCGCAACCAAGTGGTTGGCCGGTATTATTGCAGAGTGGGAGTTGTTTCCAGATTTTGAATACACGTCAAACGATGTTTGGATTTATTCGATCAGTGAAGCCTACTTGCAAGACTTTGGATTATTTGACGCACACTCAGCCGCGTACCATCCTACTAAACTGCCGTATTATTCTTGGGATGATAACCGTGTCGCAGACATTAAAGCGAAGAATCCAACGCTCGAAGATTCTACCTTTTACACCTCACGGCCTAATCGCCCTTATTTAATTGTGAACAGTTGTATTCTATTACCTCAAGATAAGCCGACTCAAGATGGCAATGTGCATTTTGAGTACACGCCATTGACGGTCGGGCGAGGTACCTTGTCAGAGTCACAGGGTAGAGCCTATGGCGGTGGATTTATCGAGCCCTTTGCCTTTCGTAGTCAAGCTCCGATGGGGAGTGGCCCCTGGTCGAATGGCGCTTATGTTCAGCTCTCTGGCCAAGACCGCCCATTTACTTTAGCGGATACCACCGGAACAAGCAGTTCAGCCTATGCCGAGGTGTTGATTGATGACTTTTCAATCTCACGGTTTGATCCAAAATCTGAATATTTTCCGGTACAGCCTTCAGGGCCGCTAAATAGCGCGCAAACCTTTTTTGGTGATGGCGGTATTTTAGAAAATCAAGGCATTATTCCTTTGTTGCAACGAGGGGTTACGACAATATTTGCGTTTATTAATACCGAAGCCAAGTTAAGTCTCGACTATCATCCTAATAGCAATGGTGGCGATCCGAATAATGATCCCAATGGTTATTGTGATACTTCATTGCCTGCGTTGTTTGGCTACAGTCATTCGACTTGGAAGTGGCAGTATCCTAATAATCAAGTTTTTCCAACCGTTGATTTTCCTAAGTTAATTACGGAGTTTCAAAATTTAAAAAAGCAAGGGTTGCCTTTGGTCGTAGGAACTCAGCATCAAGTCGTAGCTAATTCAAGTTGGGGCATTGAAGCGCAAACGAATCCAGTAACGGTCGTTTGGTTTTATTTGGATCGTGTTACTCAATGGGAAAAGAAAATTCCAAACCATTACATTCAGGAACAAATTGAGCAGGGCAACCAATCGTATCCCGAAGGGCCATTTAAAAACTTCCCAAACTATAAAACCATCGGTCAAAATGATTTTGATTTAGTCGCATTAAGTCATCAGCAAATCGTCTTGCTGGCAGATTTAACTTGCGATGCAATGCTTTGGAAAGACAGTAGCGACGTGGCAGCCATTTTTCAGCAAGCTGCATCTCAAGCGGGCGCCAGTAGTTGTGTAAAGTCATAA